The Candidatus Zixiibacteriota bacterium genome includes the window TCCTAACCTCTGAGCCATACACCCGATAACAGCCAATTTGATTTCAGGGTTTTCCAGCTTATATCTGGAAAGCTCATTTAATCTGCCAATTGCTCTGACCTCGGCATGTTCCCTCACCGAGCAGGTATTGACAATTATCAGACTGGCGTCTTCTGGTTTGCTGACTGCAGAATATCCTTTTTGTGAGAGGATACCCTTCAAGACCTCAGAATCATAAACATTCATCTGACAGCCGAAGGTGATTATGTGGAATTTGTTGTTCATATTCTATTGCTGAAGATTAAAAGCAAGATTCTTCTCCCGCCAAAAGGCGGGATCAGAATGACTGTTTCTCTTTGTCATACTGAGCGTTAGCGAAGTATCTCCTCTGCTCACGCTGGATCTTATCATCCAGCAGAGAAATAGGCGGATGATAACGTCTGCCTACGAGCAGATAATATATACAAAACTCGTTTGTTGAATCCTAAACTAGGCAAGGTTTCGCTTTCAAACAATTTATTTTACTATACTTACTATGAAGACGGCTAATTCACAGGGTGATTTTTATATATTTTTTAAATCAGTCTCAAAATTCTTATATTTCTTCCTCTTCGCTTTCTTAAGTAAGCTGAACATCTCCATTACTGCATTGGAGGCACCGCCCTCTCCGTAGTAGTCCTCCAATTTTTTAACAAGTTCATCATTGACTATCCGCCTTAAATCCGCAATAAGTGATTCCCGATTAAAATCAATATTAGATTTTAGTCTATTTCTTTCATATATTTGAATCATTCTAAACAGTATCCTTAGCCCTTTGTTGCTTAGGAAGAAAGACCCAACATCGGTCGAGTAATTCGGAATATGCTTTCGCAGCAACGAAAAAATATTCTTGATTTCCTCA containing:
- a CDS encoding tRNA (N6-isopentenyl adenosine(37)-C2)-methylthiotransferase MiaB (catalyzes the formation of 2-methylthio-N6-(dimethylallyl)adenosine (ms(2)i(6)A) at position 37 in tRNAs that read codons beginning with uridine from N6-(dimethylallyl)adenosine (i(6)A)) codes for the protein MNNKFHIITFGCQMNVYDSEVLKGILSQKGYSAVSKPEDASLIIVNTCSVREHAEVRAIGRLNELSRYKLENPEIKLAVIGCMAQRLGERFLKEVPALDLVLGTEELFKLPDYLEKKGKSPTVALS